The genomic stretch TGGTTCTTGGCCCTTGCAGCGCTCTTTAATACCTGCGTTCTGTAGCGCTAGTTGTCTGCAAGGTTTGCTTAGTGTCATTTCATTTCGGTTTCTTTTCTCGCTATGTTTTTCTGTCGGGATTACGGTTCGTTTTGGCTCTATGTACTCTCTAAAATGTTAtcgtttttcatttgtctactaaTTTTCGTGCATTTGTTACTACTGAGTTTCTTAACATCTGACTGGCCTCCGCCCACGGGCTCTGGAGAGCATAAATACTCAGGCTGATGTTAGTGCGGCAGACTCTCCCTCCTTGATCAGCGCAAACGTTGGTCTGAGGCTTAAGCGATGGAGCAACATTTTCTTGGCTGTGTGAAGCGGGCTTGGGATGCCGCAGAGGTGGCGCCGGAGCCCCAGCCTCCACCTACTGTGAGTTCAGAAGATCGTGGGCCGTGGCCTCTTCCTTTGTATCCAGTACTGGGAGAGTACTCATCGGACAGCTGTGATTTGGGACTGCTTTCCAGTCCTTGCTGGCGGCTGCCCGGAGTCTACTGGCAAAACGGACTCTTGCCTGGAGTCCAGAGCACCTTGGAACCAAGTACAGCGAAGCCCACTGAGTTCAGTTGGCCGGGGACGCAGAAGCAGCAAGAGGCACCCGTAGAAGaggtggggcaggcagaggaaCCCGACAGACTCAAGCTCCAGCAGCTTCCCTGGTGCAGGCCTCCCCATCCCGGGGACAGACAGCAGGACACCGAGGTCTGTGACAGCGAGTGCCTTTTGGAACGccgccatcctcctgccctccGTCTGCGgcgccacctcccgggtttctCAGACTGCCTGGAGTGGATTCTTCGCGTTGGTTTTGCCGCGTTCTCTCTACTCCGGGCGTGCTGCCCACGGATCTGTGGAGCTAAGCAGCCTTAGATAGCAGCAGAAGGCTTTTTGGATTCTCCTCCTTGAAAAGATTCTCAGCTACCAAACGTCTCcacctagaaaataaaaatacgttAAGATGTGCTTTCATTGCTGGTCGtcagtttttaaattctcttttccctGACGTTTCTTTCTTGTTTCGCGTCGCTTATTACTTTCAGTTTCCTTGCattttacacatttatatttatttcattaaatatttcattcgTATCTGTTTTAACTTTGAGAAATCTATTTTACGATTGTAGAATTCTTAAGAGTTTTtggcaaatttaaaatttatttgttttttccattgtatttttaaatcttattcctatttttctaattattgctttttaaatatatggttTGTTTACACTTAATTTTATATCGTGTCTTTTACGTTATTATAacgtctttttaattttaattgttaattttatttttaacagcggTCCTTCTTTTTTTCGGTATATCAATTCACTGTGTTTTACACTCAGGAATTTTATTCACGGTCATAAGACTGGGAGGTTTATCAATCTTTGCTATTTCTCGTGGAAGGACCACGCAATTACTTATATTAATACAACTTCACAGATGACCGGTTCTTAATATTACTTATTCTGGCGGGCCAGCGTGGCTCACGGCAGTAATGTCAGCACTTTCAGCGGCGGAGGCAtgcggactgcttgagctcaggagtttgagaacagcctgggcaacagggtgaggcctgtgtctacaaaaaatacaaaaattagcccggtgaggtggtgcgcacctgtagtcccagctgctccggaggctggggtgggcgggttgcttgagctcaggaggtcgaggctgcagtgagccggataGCACCAAGGCCCTCCAGCAGAGCGCGACCctgtctcgaaataaataaataattgaaaagatgACTTATTCATGGGTCTCAGGGCTAGCAGTGTTTCCTGCGTCTTTTTCTTTGGAACAGTTTGGCGTGGCTTCTAAGAGAGCTACCAATTACTTAATGGTACCACAACTGGGTTTAGCAATTCCGGTAGGCGCAGCAGGTCCGGCTTGGCCCTGCCTGCTTTGACTGCCTTTTCGGGAGTTTTAAACCTCCTACACTCGGAATATAGCCCTGATTGTGGTTTCTCTGCGTAGCAAGTTCGGACTTAAGCGGAATTAAGTATCGGCTTATTTCGCCTGCGATAAAGATGCTTAATTCTGCGTTCGAAATATTCTGAGCGAGTCCTGGGTTAGGGATTTCTTAGAGTAACAAGTGCATGCTTCGATTCTAAGTGCCCCCTGTGAATGTGATTTCTTAGCTCTTGCAAGTCCATATTTAGTCGCAACCAGTCCTAGTATAGCCGTGCCTACGACTCCTTAGTCCCAGTAACTTTCGGTTTCATGATGACTTATCCTGCTTTACTTATGCCTGAGTTTCAAATATAGAAGTCCGGGCATGAAGGTGAAGAAGATATTTTAGGAGTAGGAAGTAGCGGTTTAGCAGTGTCTGCAGTCGCTTAGTTAGAAGTCCTGGTGAGACCGAGCAGATATTGATATAGGCCTGACAGCGTTATCACCTCTGTGAAACCACATCGTTTAGAAGTGTTTGCATTCTCTTCTTTGTAGAGTCCATTTTTCCACGTTTTGCTTAGTTTTGGATTTTCATTTGATGAATCTTCCCAAAGGTATTGTtttcagtgtgtatgtgtgtgtgtgtgtgtgtgtgtgtgtctgtgtgtgtctgtgtgtgtttcagCTAACTTGTCCTTTAACAAAAATTgttcctaatttttgttttgctgacCCTCAGCTTTATGCTGCCTGGTTTGCGCTGGCCTATAATCGCCGGAACTAAATATTCTACTCTGTTGGCCTAACTGGCCTTTCGTCGATGGCATTACTGCTAGTTTTGCCCCTCTAGGGGCTCCTCGGTGGTAGCACTGCCGGTTGCTTCTGTGAGACTTGCTAGAGCCCAGGACGCTGAAGTGCTGGGTGACCCCGTTTCGGTGCAACCACTCCGAAGGTTCTCGGTTTATCCGGCTGTGTTTTGGAACAAATGCCAATTCTTTCTGGGAGCAAGTGTCTCTCAGTCGCGTTCCTGGCTGTTTTCTTCAAAAGCAGCCGTTTCTCCTGGTAGCACCGCTTGTTGGCGACGGCGGATTCTTTTCCGTGGCAGTGCTGGTCGTTTCATGGAGTGGCCGGTTTCTCACTCGCACGGTGTCGGCTGGCAGTTATTCCGTGGAGGCGCAGCTCTCAGCCGCTTCCCTTGGTTCTCGGTGTCGGCTGTCCCTGTAGCGGCGTTTGCGGCGGTATTTCTGTCACAATCGAGTCTGTGTTTTTTCGATGACAACGCCATTCATTTCTCTAAACCAGGCTATGTCTGGAATTGGCAATTTCTCTTGGTCACAGAGTCCCTGGTTTCGCAGAGCCTGTTGTTTCCAGGTTACTGGACTGCTGTTTGCTCCGTGCGAGCAATGTTGCACCCAGTACCGTTAGGTGCTCCCTGTTGgagttttgagacagcgttttgaGATAGGTGCCCCAGCACTCCAGACCTGGCACCTGAAGAAAGCATTATCGTTTCAAGCTCAGTAGGGGCAATAGAATGAGTGGTGTTAGAGAAAGCAAGCAGACGCTTGAAGAAAGGGCCACTCCGCAgtagtttttggctttttttttttttttttcactttttttcagacagggtctggctgcgtcaccttggctggagtgcagtggcacaagcatagctcactgcagcctcaaccatccTGGGTCACgcactcctcccttctcagcctcataagtagtattatattataataaattatcatatattatataatatataaattataatatattatattattgtatCATATccgttatatattatatataatatattacatattatataatatatattacatcttatataatatcatatatgttaatattatataatgtatagtatatcacatattatataatatgcaatATATTACATATTCGCTCCATATATTACATCttatatgtcatatattataaaatatatattttatatatatattatatatatatatatataaattagacgGGGGTGGTAGCACTCACCTGTGCTCTcggctactctagaggctgaggcgggaggatcgctggatcccaggaagtcgaggctgcgctgagccaagatgacaccactgcaccagcctaggcgacagaggaaaaaagaaaagaaaaagacagcagaCTTCCCTAAGCCCGTGGGGGACAGAGTGGGTAGAGCCGGTAGCACTTTGGTGGCACCGAGTGCGCAGTTGGTCGGTCGCTGCACCGTTCCTTTCCCAGCGCCGGCGGTTTCTCACTGGCAACGCCACGCCTTTGTCAGCGCTATGGGATGCTCTCTGGCGGCAACCTTCTTTCCGCCAAAAGTTGTCTTTTGCAACTGCACAGGCATTCGCTACGGGCAGGTGATCGCTGGGTCCCAGCGCCGCTGGTTTCACAACTTCGCGGGTGccccccaccatccccagcccGCAGCATCATCGGTGAAGGGAGCCTGCGGTTTCTCCGCCGCGCCTTCGCCCGTTGCGTCCTGCGAAGCCAGTGGAATCGGTGGTCACAAGGTTGGTTTCACCAAGTCCGGCGTTTCTTGGCACCGGCACCGCTCTGCGCTTTTGCtggcccaggccggtctcagCACCGTTAGGTGCTCTCTAAAGGCGACTGTCTGTCGTGGGTAGCAAAGCTGCTATGGGACGACAGTTTTTTAGAAGTTTCTAGTCGAGCCCATCTGGCGGTTTCTGGATCGCGGAACCACTCACTGGTTGCGCGGAGCTGGATGTACTTCTGTGGCCGCGCATGTTTCTCTGTCGTATCCCCCACGGCTGTCGTCCAAATCGCGGTGTTTCCCTGGCCCCACCGCCACGTGGGCAACTTCTTCAGTGGCTGCGGGGTTCGCTCCACTGAGTTGCTGGTTTTGATCCGCGCTTTCTCCCAGAGAGCAGACCAGACACTTTTCTGTTGGTGTCAACTGGCAGTTGTGCTGTGCACAGTTTCCTCGTCTCGGTGCCGGGCTTTCTCCATCCGAGGCCCTCTCGTGCCGGCGTCGCGGTCGCAGCACCCGGCGTTTCCGTTGGCTCTTTCGCCAGCGGCGCGGAGCCGGCGGTTTTGCTGTCACAGCACTTGTTGCACGGAGTTTCTCGGCAGCCGAActtctctttgtttctcagagTCGACGGTTTCTTGGCGACAGCACCGTTGGTCGCGCCAAAACAAATGTTGTCCTTGACAACCCCGCCGGCTGCATTCCCTTTCAGGCTCCTGGCACCGCCATTTCGCCGAGCCGTGGTCTCTTGTTCAcagctctgtgcctccatttctcgGTGGCGGGCAGCCCTCAGGCCGCGGATCTGGGAGATTCAAAGTCGCAGCTGCCCCAGTTGCGCCGAGTCTGGCGTTGTCGGATGGGTGCTGCAGGGCTGGGCGGGGGGAGCCCGACGCTCCTCGGAGCCGGTGACAGGGGAGCTGCAGGGGCACAGTCTCTTcccagcgccgccgccgccgccgccgccgccgccgccgccgccgccgccgccgccgccgccgccgcacggGTTCCGGCTCGGCCTCCAGAACGCAGTCCTGTGGCGGCGCCGCTGGCGTCTCTGCCGCAGGACCCCACGGTTTCGCGCGTCGTTGGCTTCTTGGTCCTAGCAAGTTTCGATTTCGCGGCGCCTGGGATTTCCAGCCCCTGTCCAAGTAGGGGAATAGCCAAAATGTGATTTCTCAGCCCAGGCAAGTCCTGACTTCAGACAAACACCGGTCTAGCCCTGGCTGCGATATCTAGGCCGTAGGAAGTCACCGTTTCCCCATGCGAAGGCGAAGTCACTCTGTGACTCATTTGTCAGCAGCTCCGGGTTTCCAGTAGCCTCGGATTTCTAATCATAACAACCATGGGGTCAGCCTAGCCTCAAGTTTCGTAGTCCTAGCAAGTTCCGGTTTCCTCCTGGTAAGACTTGCTTTAGCTGcgcaagaaatgtttaactccTGTGGAAACATGGGTACCAGCGAAtgcgttgttttttgttttttgttttttgttttttgttttttaaggtttaGTGATGACCAGTTTAGCAGTGTCGGGAGCTCTTATACCAAGTTTGGTTTCTCAATATCGAGTCCCGTCTTAGCTATGCTTGTGTGTTTTAAAAGTCCCGTGGAAGTCAGGAAATGCCGGCGAACGCGATTTCTCAGTTTTACCAAGCTCCCTTTGACAATAGCAAGTCCGGCCCATCGAGACTTTTTCCTCCTGTAGACCAAATCGGGATATAGCAGCTACTGCGATTTTTTAGACGTAGCTAAACACGTTTAACCGTggccgtttttgtttgtttgtcgtaGGAAATTATGACAGGAGCAACCTGCAGGGGTTTAGATctgacagaaatattttaatggtaGGCATTGCATCGCTTAGCCATATTTGACATTTCTTCTTTGTAGGGTTGGTTCTCTGTAATTTTTgcttatcttaaaattatttttgtgtcttgCTCTGAGCACAACGTTACCGAtgtgtttttcagttttacttgcatttcagactttcattatttcacatttttatttttatttcaacgtTATGTATTTTTGTTCTACTAATTTTGAGCGTCTCAGATTCGTGCTTTTTGACTTTCATTCTCTCAGGAGCCGGGGAGCCGAGCTCGGTCTTTGCCTCGCTGGTATCAGGTTCCGGGTGCTGTCTGGCGGCTCCGCTTCCTACGCGGAGCTGGCGGTTTTGTATCAGCACGTTTGCCAGTAGCGCCCACTGGGCGTTTTCTCAGTTGCTGCACCCGACGTGACATTTCCCGTTCGCGGGGCCCTTACGTTCTCCGTGCTGTCACTTTCTCGGTCCTACAACCGCTAGTATCTCCTAGGAACTTCCTGAACCCCGTTTTGCGGTGCAGAACGGTGATTGCACCGAGCCGCTGTTGCCACTAGTAATTCTGTGGTACCATTAGCCGGCGCTTTTTCTGTCACAACCCATTATAACGGGTTAAAACATATTAAACCTATCAAACACATTGAACGGATTAAAACACGTTAAAATGCCACAACAGGTTTTTCTGGTACAGCACATTGAAACGGAGTTGGTTCATTCCTCCAAACACGTTGCTTAGGTGTGGAAGCACCGCTCTTTTCTAAGAGCGCGCGGTTTCTCTTTAGCAGCACCCGGTATGCCGCCGAAACGGGTATTCGTTTGGCAATACCAGCGCTATCCGCTAGGTGCCGGCGCTTGCTAAGTCCAACGCGCCGGTTTCTCGTTCGCAAGGTGGTTAGCGCGGAGCCCTAGCGGGACAGTTTTCCGGTGGCAGCAACGCTCATTTCCCGGAAACGGGTGGTTCTTGGCCCTTGCAGCGCTCTTTAATACCTGCGTTCTGTAGCGCTAGTTGTCTGCAAGGTTTGCTTAGTGTCATTTCATTTCGGTTTCTTTTCTCGCTATGTTTTTCTGTCGGGATTACGGTTCGTTTTGGCTCTATGTACTCTCTAAAATGTTAtcgtttttcatttgtctactaaTTTTCGTGCATTTGTTACTACTGAGTTTCTTAACATCTGACTGGCCTCCGCCCACGGGCTCTGGAGAGCATAAATACTCAGGCTGATGTTAGTGCGGCAGACTCTCCCTCCTTGATCAGCGCAAACGTTGGTCTGAGGCTTAAGCGATGGAGCAACATTTTCTTGGCTGTGTGAAGCGGGCTTGGGATGCCGCAGAGGTGGCGCCGGAGCCCCAGCCTCCACCTACTGTGAGTTCAGAAGATCGTGGGCCGTGGCCTCTTCCTTTGTATCCAGTACTGGGAGAGTACTCATCGGACAGCTGTGATTTGGGACTGCTTTCCAGTCCTTGCTGGCGGCTGCCCGGAGTCTACTGGCAAAACGGACTCTTGCCTGGAGTCCAGAGCACCTTGGAACCAAGTACAGCGAAGCCCACTGAGTTCAGTTGGCCGGGGACGCAGAAGCAGCAAGAGGCACCCGTAGAAGaggtggggcaggcagaggaaCCCGACAGACTCAAGCTCCAGCAGCTTCCCTGGTGCAGGCCTCCCCATCCCGGGGACAGACAGCAGGACACCGAGGTCTGTGACAGCGAGTGCCTTTTGGAACGccgccatcctcctgccctccGTCTGCGgcgccacctcccgggtttctCAGACTGCCTGGAGTGGATTCTTCGCGTTGGTTTTGCCGCGTTCTCTCTACTCCGGGCGTGCTGCCCACGGATCTGTGGAGCTAAGCAGCCTTAGATAGCAGCAGAAGGCTTTTTGGATTCTCCTCCTTGAAAAGATTCTCAGCTACCAAACGTCTCcacctagaaaataaaaatacgttAAGATGTGCTTTCATTGCTGGTCGtcagtttttaaattctcttttccctGACGTTTCTTTCTTGTTTCGCGTCGCTTATTACTTTCAGTTTCCTTGCattttacacatttatatttatttcattaaatatttcattcgTATCTGTTTTAACTTTGAGAAATCTATTTTACGATTGTAGAATTCTTAAGAGTTTTtggcaaatttaaaatttatttgttttttccattgtatttttaaatcttattcctatttttctaattattgctttttaaatatatggttTGTTTACACTTAATTTTATATCGTGTCTTTTACGTTATTATAacgtctttttaattttaattgttaattttatttttaacagcggTCCTTCTTTTTTTCGGTATATCAATTCACTGTGTTTTACACTCAGGAATTTTATTCACGGTCATAAGACTGGGAGGTTTATCAATCTTTGCTATTTCTCGTGGAAGGACCACGCAATTACTTATATTAATACAACTTCACAGATGACCGGTTCTTAATATTACTTATTCTGGCGGGCCAGCGTGGCTCACGGCAGTAATGTCAGCACTTTCAGCGGCGGAGGCAtgcggactgcttgagctcaggagtttgagaacagcctgggcaacagggtgaggcctgtgtctacaaaaaatacaaaaattagcccggtgaggtggtgcgcacctgtagtcccagctgctccggaggctggggtgggcgggttgcttgagctcaggaggtcgaggctgcagtgagccggataGCACCAAGGCCCTCCAGCAGAGCGCGACCctgtctcgaaataaataaataattgaaaagatgACTTATTCATGGGTCTCAGGGCTAGCAGTGTTTCCTGCGTCTTTTTCTTTGGAACAGTTTGGCGTGGCTTCTAAGAGAGCTACCAATTACTTAATGGTACCACAACTGGGTTTAGCAATTCCGGTAGGCGC from Symphalangus syndactylus isolate Jambi chromosome 16, NHGRI_mSymSyn1-v2.1_pri, whole genome shotgun sequence encodes the following:
- the LOC129464853 gene encoding annexin-2 receptor-like, whose product is MEQHFLGCVKRAWDAAEVAPEPQPPPTVSSEDRGPWPLPLYPVLGEYSSDSCDLGLLSSPCWRLPGVYWQNGLLPGVQSTLEPSTAKPTEFSWPGTQKQQEAPVEEVGQAEEPDRLKLQQLPWCRPPHPGDRQQDTEVCDSECLLERRHPPALRLRRHLPGFSDCLEWILRVGFAAFSLLRACCPRICGAKQP